The following proteins are encoded in a genomic region of Nicoliella spurrieriana:
- a CDS encoding DnaD domain-containing protein, protein MDQFVNRLIQGGQTTIPNYLIDNYAKIGMNANELVIYLQFKRFFDRGVMAPDIEQISSATNINDNEIYQILHNLIQKKLMTIETKQDWDGKDFDQYNFDLMYEKLSELSASDPDYQPVSGMNGTNDANHRQTESMSVNGRQHVFVSIEREFGRELSPIELETISGWLDQSHYSPELIELALREAVLNQVYNLKYIDRILINWEKKNIRTADGVERELNRYQGHSRRQAPINDDDGPEIPIFKIK, encoded by the coding sequence ATGGATCAATTTGTGAACCGGCTAATTCAAGGTGGCCAAACTACCATTCCAAACTACTTAATCGATAACTATGCTAAAATTGGTATGAATGCAAATGAATTGGTGATTTATTTGCAATTTAAGCGGTTTTTCGACCGTGGAGTGATGGCACCTGACATTGAACAAATTAGTAGTGCGACTAATATTAATGACAATGAAATTTATCAAATTTTGCATAACCTAATTCAAAAGAAGCTCATGACGATTGAAACTAAGCAGGATTGGGATGGTAAGGATTTTGATCAATATAATTTTGACTTGATGTATGAAAAACTGTCTGAATTAAGTGCCAGTGACCCAGATTATCAACCGGTGAGTGGAATGAATGGTACTAACGATGCTAATCACCGTCAAACGGAGAGTATGAGCGTTAATGGTCGTCAACACGTCTTTGTTAGTATTGAGCGCGAATTTGGCCGTGAATTATCGCCAATTGAGTTGGAGACCATTAGTGGCTGGTTAGATCAAAGTCATTATTCACCAGAACTAATTGAATTAGCACTTCGAGAAGCAGTTTTGAACCAGGTTTATAATTTAAAGTATATTGACCGGATTTTGATCAATTGGGAGAAAAAGAACATTCGAACTGCTGATGGTGTCGAACGAGAATTAAATCGTTATCAGGGGCACAGCCGTCGTCAAGCACCAATTAATGATGATGACGGACCAGAAATCCCAATCTTTAAAATTAAGTAA
- the asnS gene encoding asparagine--tRNA ligase — MQQINIIDANKHVDEKVKIGVWLTNKRSSGKIAFLQLRDGTAFFQGVVLKKNVSEALFEEAKKLRQETSMYVIGIIHKDERSKFGYEMEIEDIQVLSETEDYPITPKEHGIEFLLDHRHLWLRSKRPFAVLRIRDQVIRATYEFFGKEGFVKFDAPILTGSAPEGTTELFHIDYFDTNAYLSQSGQLYEEAGAEAFGKVYSFGPTFRAEKSKTRRHLTEFWMIEPEMAFMHQEESLDIQERYIAYLVQSVIDNCQYELSILDRDVETLKRYTHVPYPRISYDEAIELLQKADFDTKWGDDFGSPEETYLADHFDRPVFVLNYPKALKPFYMKPHPTREDVVICADLLAPEGYGEIIGGSERATDYNYLLNQIKAAGLDPKEYSWYLDLRKYGSVPHSGFGLGLERILTWLTLEDHVRETIPFPRLLNRLHP, encoded by the coding sequence ATGCAACAGATTAACATTATCGACGCAAACAAACACGTTGATGAAAAGGTTAAAATTGGGGTTTGGTTAACCAATAAACGTTCTAGTGGTAAAATTGCCTTTTTACAATTAAGGGATGGGACCGCTTTCTTTCAAGGGGTCGTCTTAAAAAAGAATGTTTCAGAAGCATTGTTTGAAGAAGCTAAGAAGTTAAGACAAGAAACTAGTATGTATGTAATTGGAATTATTCATAAGGATGAACGGTCTAAATTCGGTTATGAAATGGAAATTGAAGACATTCAAGTGCTATCCGAAACTGAAGATTATCCAATTACACCCAAGGAACACGGAATTGAATTTTTACTTGATCACCGGCACCTTTGGTTACGTTCTAAACGGCCATTTGCGGTTCTAAGAATCAGGGATCAAGTAATTCGCGCAACCTATGAGTTCTTTGGAAAGGAAGGCTTCGTTAAGTTCGATGCCCCGATTTTAACGGGGAGTGCTCCTGAGGGAACGACTGAATTGTTCCATATTGACTACTTCGATACGAATGCATATCTTTCACAAAGTGGCCAGTTATATGAAGAAGCTGGGGCTGAGGCATTTGGGAAGGTGTATTCATTCGGACCGACCTTCCGTGCTGAAAAATCAAAGACCCGCCGGCATCTAACTGAATTTTGGATGATTGAACCAGAAATGGCCTTTATGCACCAAGAGGAAAGTTTGGATATTCAAGAGCGCTACATTGCTTATCTAGTGCAAAGTGTAATTGATAATTGCCAATATGAACTATCAATTTTGGACCGCGATGTAGAAACGCTAAAGCGTTACACGCATGTTCCATACCCACGAATTAGTTATGATGAAGCAATTGAATTACTTCAAAAAGCTGATTTCGACACTAAGTGGGGCGATGACTTTGGTTCACCAGAAGAAACATACTTAGCTGATCACTTCGATCGTCCAGTTTTCGTATTGAACTATCCAAAGGCACTTAAGCCATTCTACATGAAGCCCCATCCCACTCGTGAAGATGTTGTGATTTGTGCCGACTTATTAGCGCCTGAAGGCTATGGTGAAATTATTGGTGGTTCTGAAAGAGCGACTGATTATAATTACCTATTGAATCAAATTAAGGCCGCCGGCTTAGATCCTAAGGAATATTCATGGTACCTTGACTTAAGAAAGTACGGGAGTGTTCCGCACTCTGGATTTGGACTAGGTTTAGAACGAATTCTAACTTGGTTAACATTAGAGGATCACGTTCGAGAAACGATTCCATTCCCAAGACTATTGAATCGTTTACACCCATAA
- a CDS encoding DUF5590 domain-containing protein, with amino-acid sequence MQRELLRHQHRRKARRIIISVVALLLIALCILIFRAQRPISRAREQSITIARRVAGIKNVDHFYTATLNQTYYTVQGTNDRNASLYVIINKDNGKTTALNVSRGISQANAIQRVKSAGQVKKVLNAGPSLFNNKPVWIVSYLNQSKELCYYTLDYYNGKVVQTIINV; translated from the coding sequence ATGCAAAGAGAATTGTTACGACACCAACACCGTCGCAAGGCTAGACGGATCATCATTAGCGTGGTCGCATTATTATTGATTGCCCTTTGTATTCTTATCTTTAGGGCGCAACGCCCCATAAGTCGCGCCAGGGAGCAATCAATTACGATTGCCCGCCGGGTGGCAGGAATTAAAAACGTCGATCATTTTTATACGGCTACTTTGAATCAGACCTACTACACAGTGCAAGGAACTAACGATCGCAATGCAAGTCTGTATGTTATTATTAATAAGGATAACGGGAAGACGACAGCATTGAATGTAAGCCGTGGCATTTCTCAGGCAAATGCCATTCAACGGGTTAAATCAGCCGGCCAGGTTAAAAAAGTTCTAAATGCGGGGCCATCGCTATTTAATAATAAACCGGTTTGGATCGTTAGTTATTTGAACCAATCAAAGGAGCTATGTTATTACACTTTGGACTATTACAATGGAAAGGTAGTTCAAACGATTATAAATGTATAG
- a CDS encoding exonuclease domain-containing protein codes for MNANTVFAVVDLETTGNNTHDDNRIIQFSCTLVQNNKIIRVYSTDVNSETKVPARITKLTGITNAELKSAPTFAEVADKIYKMLSGTVFVAHNVNFDFPFLNQELKRVGHLQLPIKAIDTVTLSQILLPMVPSYRLRDLTSYFNIVHDHPHAASSDAIATAHLFLVLVKRLKTLPLQTLKSIMGLNLQLPKNTAQLIQSIYQSQVHVKQGLPDHLMSNHGLVLRRFNRNHRQLNKQKYSFPFNDHQKMDEFDHQIKFIPEQVKLMNLIYENYRNSQPDNLFVATNKGMGKKFGYGLPLAYLSHNRNQKIIVSLGSQDSEIDFVNKTVPVIKQLAPFPVSFSILKSANNYIDLNRFFVSLRVVDQSTQFQFMKAQVLVWLTMTTTGDLSELSSVQASPFVNEINHRGIKSIRPSQPFYRVDFLRRARNYNKYSNLLITTHDYLLMHAKQISQQNQKPFLVIDNALELPNSILRANKITISLNHINVLIRKLQGTIKNTHTLSVIDIVGHQKQFKKSLRHIMGTLDKITNSLAAIQKRVSTRFLGREFINGSDNHLHGIIDGGKLKDECNFERPRFAEIQKNWKACFENANRIIAGPKQGYSLAEQSVIDHFQSLTLEMTREIKMNHEFLKRIQQDSSKLLISVTANQVHDYNNAFLTEEGLSPEHDLQEALYKYFPPVLFVDNLRIDSRVTAFTFDRLGLSAQNKRLIQINSNLPLYPLTIVDNSPILSDNYGHEAVNYYVNLLLKLLSDGPKKTFILFNSKQLLRRVYFALTEKHVGEHYNLMAEDISGNRAKLIKNILNDGQLMVLGSIETLKISHLVVRQFAAVLIADLPMIQDDSQRNHFILEQIQQTNHDSFNQFELPNAILKLNQELALTDRNQFVAILDSRIIKKPFGRVILNSLTNQFTSASIHNERLLFAIANFFKNFVKK; via the coding sequence ATGAATGCTAATACCGTGTTTGCGGTCGTTGACTTAGAAACGACTGGTAATAATACCCATGACGACAACCGAATTATTCAATTTAGTTGTACGCTCGTGCAGAACAATAAAATTATTCGCGTATATTCTACGGACGTTAATTCAGAAACTAAGGTGCCAGCTAGGATTACTAAACTAACCGGAATTACGAATGCAGAGCTTAAGTCTGCACCGACGTTTGCAGAAGTTGCCGATAAAATCTATAAGATGCTTTCTGGAACGGTCTTTGTTGCTCATAATGTTAATTTTGACTTTCCCTTTTTGAATCAGGAGTTAAAACGAGTTGGGCACTTGCAGCTGCCAATTAAGGCAATCGATACCGTGACGTTAAGCCAGATTTTATTACCAATGGTCCCTAGTTATCGCTTACGGGATCTGACTAGCTATTTTAACATCGTCCATGACCATCCCCATGCCGCTAGTAGTGATGCGATTGCTACTGCACATTTGTTTTTAGTGTTAGTTAAACGCTTGAAAACATTGCCATTGCAGACTTTGAAATCAATTATGGGATTGAATTTACAATTACCTAAAAATACTGCTCAGTTAATTCAATCGATCTATCAATCCCAGGTCCACGTTAAACAGGGCCTGCCAGACCACCTAATGAGTAACCATGGGTTGGTATTAAGACGATTTAATCGGAATCATCGACAGTTGAACAAACAGAAGTACTCATTTCCGTTTAATGACCATCAAAAAATGGATGAATTTGATCATCAAATTAAGTTTATTCCAGAGCAAGTGAAACTAATGAATTTAATTTATGAAAACTATCGAAATTCGCAGCCAGATAATTTATTTGTGGCAACGAATAAGGGGATGGGCAAAAAATTTGGCTATGGATTACCCCTGGCCTATTTAAGTCATAACCGGAATCAAAAAATTATTGTAAGCCTTGGTAGTCAGGATAGCGAGATTGATTTTGTAAATAAAACGGTCCCAGTTATTAAGCAGTTGGCGCCGTTTCCAGTTAGTTTTTCGATTTTAAAGTCGGCCAATAACTACATCGATTTAAATCGTTTCTTTGTTTCATTGCGCGTGGTCGATCAATCCACTCAATTTCAGTTCATGAAAGCACAGGTATTAGTGTGGTTAACGATGACCACGACTGGGGATTTGAGCGAGTTAAGTTCAGTGCAAGCTTCACCATTTGTAAATGAAATTAACCACCGTGGTATTAAATCGATTCGGCCCAGTCAACCCTTTTATCGTGTTGATTTTTTACGCCGCGCAAGAAACTATAATAAGTATTCGAACCTGTTGATTACGACTCACGATTACCTATTGATGCATGCTAAGCAGATTAGCCAACAAAATCAAAAGCCATTTCTAGTAATTGATAATGCCCTAGAATTACCGAACAGTATTTTAAGGGCCAATAAGATTACGATTAGTTTAAACCACATCAACGTTCTGATCAGGAAGTTACAAGGAACCATTAAAAATACGCATACCCTAAGCGTGATTGATATTGTTGGGCATCAAAAGCAATTTAAAAAATCATTACGCCATATTATGGGGACTCTGGATAAAATTACGAACAGCCTCGCAGCGATTCAAAAGCGGGTCTCAACACGCTTTTTAGGTCGCGAATTTATTAATGGAAGCGATAACCATCTCCATGGCATCATTGATGGCGGGAAACTTAAGGATGAGTGTAATTTTGAACGACCGCGTTTTGCAGAGATCCAAAAAAACTGGAAGGCCTGTTTTGAAAATGCGAACCGAATCATTGCGGGTCCCAAGCAGGGTTATTCGCTTGCTGAACAATCAGTGATCGATCATTTTCAATCACTGACACTGGAAATGACGCGTGAAATTAAAATGAATCATGAATTTTTGAAACGGATTCAACAAGATAGTTCCAAACTATTGATTTCCGTTACTGCTAATCAAGTGCATGATTATAATAACGCGTTTTTGACCGAAGAGGGATTGAGTCCCGAACACGACTTACAAGAGGCACTCTATAAATATTTTCCGCCCGTTTTATTTGTTGATAATTTACGAATTGATTCTAGGGTCACTGCGTTCACGTTCGATCGACTAGGCTTATCGGCTCAGAATAAACGATTGATTCAAATTAATAGTAACCTTCCACTATATCCGCTGACCATTGTTGATAATTCACCGATTTTAAGCGATAATTACGGGCATGAAGCAGTTAATTACTACGTTAATTTGCTTCTAAAGTTATTATCTGACGGTCCGAAGAAAACATTTATTCTATTTAATTCTAAGCAGTTATTACGCAGGGTCTACTTTGCATTAACTGAAAAACATGTTGGTGAACATTACAATTTAATGGCTGAGGACATTAGTGGTAATCGAGCGAAGTTAATTAAAAACATTTTAAATGATGGCCAATTGATGGTGTTAGGCTCGATTGAGACGCTGAAGATTAGCCACTTAGTGGTTCGTCAGTTTGCAGCGGTTCTAATTGCTGATTTACCAATGATTCAAGATGATTCACAGCGCAATCATTTTATTTTAGAACAAATCCAGCAGACTAATCACGATTCATTTAATCAATTTGAACTCCCCAATGCCATTTTAAAACTGAATCAAGAACTAGCATTGACTGATCGGAACCAATTCGTGGCGATCTTAGATTCACGGATCATTAAAAAACCATTCGGTCGGGTCATTTTGAATAGTCTAACTAATCAATTTACCTCCGCTTCAATTCATAATGAGCGGTTATTATTTGCAATTGCTAATTTCTTTAAAAATTTTGTTAAAAAATAA
- the mvk gene encoding mevalonate kinase, which translates to MKKEAIGKSHAKIILIGEHSVVYGHPAIAFPIDSIPMTVTISTITNGIRINSEFYKGSLKEAPVNLLGIKRLIEAVCKKLATGPVNIQINFTSEIPSERGMGSSAAVSIALIKSLYNYFEAPLTKQEMFELSTIEETITHGNPSGIDTATVSSEAPVWFIHKQAPGPIKMNLDGYLIIADSGIRGQTDVAVNSVRQMVNQDQNARAAIGNLGQLTTETKATLEKNDLNHLGTLLNHAQQQLDYLGINIPRTEHLIQVANRSGSLGSKLTGSGLGGCIIALADNHASALKIANALENAGAVNTWIETL; encoded by the coding sequence TTGAAAAAAGAAGCGATTGGAAAAAGTCATGCTAAAATTATCCTGATTGGAGAACACAGTGTGGTCTATGGTCATCCCGCCATCGCATTCCCAATTGATAGCATTCCAATGACCGTCACGATCAGCACCATTACGAATGGCATTCGCATTAACAGCGAATTTTATAAGGGCAGCTTAAAGGAAGCCCCGGTCAACCTATTGGGCATCAAGCGTTTAATTGAGGCCGTTTGTAAAAAATTAGCAACCGGTCCAGTTAATATTCAAATCAATTTTACTAGTGAAATCCCTTCAGAACGGGGAATGGGCTCATCAGCAGCGGTTTCCATCGCTTTGATCAAAAGTCTTTATAACTACTTTGAGGCCCCGTTAACTAAACAGGAAATGTTTGAACTAAGCACCATTGAAGAAACGATTACCCATGGTAACCCTAGTGGCATTGATACCGCCACCGTCAGTTCAGAAGCCCCGGTCTGGTTCATCCACAAACAAGCCCCTGGGCCCATTAAGATGAATTTAGACGGCTATTTAATCATTGCTGATAGTGGCATTCGGGGACAGACCGACGTAGCGGTCAATTCAGTCCGCCAAATGGTCAACCAAGATCAAAATGCCAGGGCTGCCATTGGCAATTTAGGGCAACTAACCACGGAAACGAAGGCGACACTAGAAAAAAATGACCTTAACCACCTTGGGACGCTATTGAACCATGCTCAACAGCAATTAGATTATCTGGGGATCAATATCCCCCGGACCGAACATTTAATTCAAGTCGCCAACCGCAGCGGATCACTAGGAAGCAAGCTTACTGGTAGTGGACTAGGGGGCTGTATCATTGCCCTTGCCGATAACCATGCCTCAGCGTTAAAAATTGCAAACGCCCTTGAAAATGCTGGAGCCGTTAATACTTGGATCGAAACCCTTTAA